From the Synergistetes bacterium HGW-Synergistetes-1 genome, the window ACAAAAAAGCTCCGTGCATAAGCACGGGGTTTTTTTGTTGGGAAGCTGCCGTAAGAACACCGGCGCGAAGTGCGACATAAACATGTCGCGGAAAGCGGTGGCTTAGGGAATGGGAATTGCGGCCAGTGTCATGCCGCGGGGAATTCGCGGACTTCGTCCTCTGGTGAATATGCGACATAAAGCGTCGCGGTGAATGAGACACTAATGCTGCATCTCCGTCATCCAGGATCTATAGGTTTTGGTTTTAACAATTGCTTCCCAACCGCTTCCCAATTGCTTCCCGCGGCTCACTTTTAGCCGCACTTCGCCGGCGGACCTTCTTTTCGCTGTCCGCGGGAATTATCCCCCTATAGTCTGTTATTGAGTGATAAACAATGCTAAAATGTAATACTGTGAGCGGTCAGGTTATAAATATCACGTCGTGATGGCAGGTGAGAAGCGAATGAATTATCAATATTGGGCCAAGGCTGCCAACGGTAAGACTGTCAGGGGCAGAAGAGCCGCAGATAATGAAAGTGAGCTTCTCGAGTGGATAAGGGACAAAGGCTGGATACCTATCAATGTTGTCAGGACGTATGAAACTGTTGCGAGGATCGGGGATTCGTTTGGAAAGAATATCGACTGGAAAGAAGTATTTGACTTTTCTCCCAGAGTAAAGCTCAGGGATAAGGCTATTTTCATAAGACAGCTTTCTACGATGATAGCGGCCGGCGTGCCTATAGGCGGAGCACTGCAGATATTGATCGAACAGACAAACCAAAAGAGGCTGAAAAAGATAATCCAAAAAATTTACGCAAGGGTAAGTTCAGGATCTACTTTGAGCTCTGCGATAGCTGAACATCCTAAATTTTTTGACGTACTTATCTCATCGCTTATCAGGTCAGGAGAAGAGTCAGGTACCCTGGACAGTACATTGGCACAGTTGGCAAACTTCATTGAAGACCAGGAAGTCCTTAAGAAAAAAATCATATCTGCAATGACTTACCCTGCTGTTGTAATAACCATAGCCGTCTTTGTCCTTGGTATTATGGTAGTTGTCGTTATTCCGCAGTTTCAGAAAGCATTTTCAAGCATGAATGTTGAACTCCCCAGACTGACCAGAATGATATTTGAATTTGGAACATGGGCACAGAGCTATTGGTACTATGCCATTGCAGTCATTGGACTGATAATTTTACTGCTCAATTTTTTAAGAAAAGTCCCCGGATTGAGGATATATATCGACACAGGGATACTTAAAGTGCCAGTCTTTGGAGACATTCTTTACAAGGCGGCGCTGTCCAGATCATTCAGGACTATGTCAGCTTTGCTCAGGTCAGGCGTTCCTATTCTGAAAGCACTTGAAATGGCAGGGGAAGTTGCATCCAACAGCAAGATAAACAACAACTTTTTGCTGATGAGGGATGCTGCTGCTATGGGAGCTCCGATGAACATTGTTATTAAGGAAAGAAAACTTTTTCCTCCTATGATCGCTCATATGATCGCAGTCGGAGAAGAAACAGGACGTACAGATGAAATGCTCCAGAAGATATCTGACTGGTATGACAACGAACTGTCAGAGAAGATAAAGCGCCTCAGTTCTGTCCTTGAGCCAATCATGGTCGTCCTTGTGGGTATAATCGTGGGATTTATGGTCCTGGCAATATTTCTGCCGATAATATCTGCAATACAGCAGTTTATGTAAGAAAAGAAAAACATAGAAAGGTTGATCAGTTCATAAAATTACGAGATAACAACTCGTTGTCTCGTAATCCGGAGCAAAATACGATCAGCAAATATTGCCAATATAATACTCCGGAAAATAGAATAACCAAATTGAAACACCAAATTGAAGTAATTATTCAATATGGCCATTTAGTCTTGACAAACTTTACTCAAGGTGAAAAAATACAGAGTCAGTATAGAAATTATTAGTGTGTAACTCAAAGTTTTAGTTTGAGACCTTATTTTTCTGTTGCTTTTCATTTTTTATCGTCTTTCTATTATTGTAAAATTAAATATTAAAGGGGGAATTGAAAGAAACATCCTTTCAATAAACTTTAAAGGGGAACCGGGGGCGCCCGGTTCGGTAGGGTGGGGCAAGCGCAAATTGTTTGTGGATGAAATATAGAGTAATACGAATATGGATGAGAAGAGGAGATATTAACTTGAAGAAAATGCTTAAGAGAAAATCAAAAGGTTTCACACTGGTAGAACTTCTGATCGTAGTTATCATCATTGGTATCCTTGCCGGAATGATGATGCTTTCAACAGGCAGCGCAACAGCCAAAGCAGAAGCAGCAAAAATAGTTGCGAACATGCGCAACATGAAGTCAGCTGCAGTAATGGTATACGCAGACTCAAACGAATGGCCAACAGCGATAGCCAGCTTGGATGAATATATTGACCAGAAACTCGAAGGCACAAATTATACACTTGAACCGGATGGAGCTTATATAAAATTTGATGTTTCAAAAGTTGATGATAAAGTTCAAGAGAGTCTAGGTAAGCTTGCAAGTACAGGAGTTGCTCTCTATACTTCAGCTAAAAGTGGTGATATAACTTCTAGCGACATTTACAAAGATGGAGATACAGGAATTTATATGCCAGTGAAATAACCAGAGTCTGTAAATAAAATTAAAAGGGTCTGTGTAGAATCATACGATTCCACGCAGACCCTTTTTTATGTTGAAATCACTAGTTATCTATGATATTTCAACTGTTAATATATACTAAAACTCAGCTATTAATTTAAAACTGAAACTACTTTGATTGAAATAAGTTTTTCTCCACTTACACAACTCAAACATTTCATACTTTTTACATATACATCAGCATACAAGAATCAAATCAATAAAAAATAAATTGAAAATACTTCAAAAATCATTGTTATAATCTAATATTCTGGGTTATAATGGCAATGGAAATCTTGCCCTTTTGTTTTCCTCTGGTTATTTATTTAATTTTTATTTATCGAAAAGGGGAAATATATGGCTTTATTCGGGCTAAAAAGACAAAAGAAAAAACGAGCCGGGCTATTTATCGACAGGGGATACTTCAGGTATCTTACTGTTGTTGGTTTGCCGGGCAGTTATATTGTGACTGATGCCGTTTCCGGGGAGATATCCGAAGAAGTGACACAGGGTGGAGACCCTTTTACAAATAATGGCATGTATCTTTATCAGGTAATGAACGAGATCCTGCACAATGTAGGAAGTATAGATGTTCCTGTGCGCCTCTCGCTCCCAACGACTGATTCGCTTCTCAGGGTAGTAAATTTTCCTAACATGTCCTTGTACGAAGCAAAACTGGCTTTCAGGTATGAATTCGAAAATTATTTTCCATTTCCGATCGAAGAAGGAGTTTATGATCTGGGAGAGATACTCTACCCTCTTCAAAACGGTTCAGAAGAATCGAGATATCTGGTTGCTGCGACGAGAAAGACTCTGATAGAAAACATAACCAAGGCTGCCAAAGCTAACGGGATCGAGATCACTGCCATAGAACCGGCACAGATAGCACTTGAAAGGGCTGTTGCCCCTTTGACCCCGGTCTCTGACGCTTCTGTTTACATATACGCAGGCAAGACAAGGTCTGTCCTTATTTTCTCGTGGAAGGGCAACGGTATTTTTTATCGTACGATGTCCATCGGCTTTACGGGGATATCTTTTGTAAATGAATCTTTTAACGAACAATTGAACGCTGAATATAACGCATTTGCAAGGGAGGTCCATTCCTCGCTGCAGTTTGCTCTCTCTCAGATGAGAGGTTTCAAGCCGGATATGTTCTTCATTTTTGGCCCCGGAGCGACCCAGGACCTTTGTGAATTTTTAAAGGAATCCCTTTCGATTACTGAAATTATGCTGTCTGATCCGATCTCTCTGCATGGACTTGATTTTGACAGTACTGCGGGTTCATGGGATATCCCCATAGGCTTGGCGCTGAGGTAATCTGTATGGTCGTTAAACTTGATCTTAGGCTTCCGGGAAAAGAGACCAGAGAAGAGCGCGAATCGGGTTACAAGCATTTGCTGCTCTTTACTTCTGTATTTCTTTTTGCTATCGCTGGCACTCTTGTTTTCATAATAGGCGGGTGGCAGCTTTATTCTTTAAGGAGCCAGAGACTTGTATTAAAGGAGGACGCTCGCTCAAACAGTCAGAAGATCGCCATCATGGATAAGGAACTTGCAAGAATTACCGGTGATATGTCCATACTTGAGTCAAAACTTGACTACATGCTCTCTGACATTCCTTCGGTAGAGCTTTTGACAGTGATTGCAAAGATGCTGCCTGAGGGCATAACCATAGAAGCTCTTTCCATGACGTCCGGAAGACTTAGTCTTTCCGGAATAGGAAGGAACGAGGAAGAGATCCTGCAGTTTGCCAATAATCTCCATCTGACGCCGTTTGCAAATATTGTAAGTGTACCCGTGATCTCACCGGGAAGCAGAAATGGTGTGAACATGAGGACCTTTAAGCTTGAGTGTACATTGTTCCCTCTCGATCAGATAATTCAGAGGAGCGATGTGAAAGAGCTTAAGCAGCAAAAAGCCGTCTCTGAGGATGCAGTATTATGACAAGGGTAGATTTTGAAGAGCTGACTAAGAAACAGATAGCACTGGCTTTTCTGTTAGTTATTCTGATAATCTCTGTCCAGATTCTGTTTATAAGACATATCAGAAATGTGCGGAGCGAGATAGATGCTGCTGCTCGGGAAAATCAGCTTACGGAGAGGATATTCAGGGCCAAAACAGATGCCGTATCAAGATACAAGGCCGGGTTCAACATTGACAACGCTTCAGCGCCTGCAGAGGTAGAATCTGCGACCAGATTCTATTCGATTCTGATAAATGTACTTTCAACGACCGGTTTTGAGGATGCTTCTGTAATAAAAGTGGCAGAGAGCAAGGACAGTGTCAGCTTTAAAGTAAGCGGGGAAGCAGGCTATTTTTCACTGCTCGAGCTGCTTTCTTCGTTCAGGCAAAGCTCCCACCTTATTAGGATATTAAATCTTGAGCTGGCAGGCCAGACAGATGGTTATGTCGGTTATTCATTTGCGGTAGAATGCAAAATATCTGTACCGGAACCGTTAAAGACAGAGAAGAAGAATAACTGAAGAGGCTAAATGGATGAATCTTTCTGAGCTGAGGGCAAAACTGAACAGATCCAATTTGCTGTCAAATTTAAAGGCTCCTGTCTCTCCGGAAGAGAAGAAGGAACTGATATATTTTCTTTTGCTTTTCTTCCTCTTTACTGGAGCTGCAGTGACTAGTGTAGTAAACTTTTGGTGGCTGAACACTTCCAAAGATGAAGTTAATGCCATGCCTGTACCACAAATGCCGGCAGGCAGTGAAATCAACACAAGGCTCAGTGAATTTACCAGAAAGTACGACGTATTCATGAGATACCGTAATGAGAGCAGACAACTGGTGGAATTAGCCGAGACGGTAGGCAGGTATCCTGTGGCATTACTGTCCAAGCCGATAGCTCAGGAGTTCTCTGTTCCTGACTTCGCACCGCAAATACAGATAAAGGCCCTGGTAGTCATGGGAAA encodes:
- a CDS encoding type II secretion system F family protein; this translates as MAGEKRMNYQYWAKAANGKTVRGRRAADNESELLEWIRDKGWIPINVVRTYETVARIGDSFGKNIDWKEVFDFSPRVKLRDKAIFIRQLSTMIAAGVPIGGALQILIEQTNQKRLKKIIQKIYARVSSGSTLSSAIAEHPKFFDVLISSLIRSGEESGTLDSTLAQLANFIEDQEVLKKKIISAMTYPAVVITIAVFVLGIMVVVVIPQFQKAFSSMNVELPRLTRMIFEFGTWAQSYWYYAIAVIGLIILLLNFLRKVPGLRIYIDTGILKVPVFGDILYKAALSRSFRTMSALLRSGVPILKALEMAGEVASNSKINNNFLLMRDAAAMGAPMNIVIKERKLFPPMIAHMIAVGEETGRTDEMLQKISDWYDNELSEKIKRLSSVLEPIMVVLVGIIVGFMVLAIFLPIISAIQQFM
- a CDS encoding prepilin-type cleavage/methylation domain-containing protein, with translation MKYRVIRIWMRRGDINLKKMLKRKSKGFTLVELLIVVIIIGILAGMMMLSTGSATAKAEAAKIVANMRNMKSAAVMVYADSNEWPTAIASLDEYIDQKLEGTNYTLEPDGAYIKFDVSKVDDKVQESLGKLASTGVALYTSAKSGDITSSDIYKDGDTGIYMPVK